A stretch of DNA from Hippopotamus amphibius kiboko isolate mHipAmp2 chromosome 5, mHipAmp2.hap2, whole genome shotgun sequence:
AAGTTTCAGCTTTGGCCTCCTAAATGGGATTCCATTTCAAATGAATTCTCAACATAACACTAATCATATAGCAGCATTATTATCAATAAGTTTCTTAGACTCTACACTGCTAATAGAGAATCTAAAATCTGCTACCTATATCCCATCAATACCAAAAATGCACtttgaaaaattacatatatttatacttagTCATAAAAAATTGTGCAGTTTTTCTTCAACTAATGATCTGTCCTCTGACCAACACcaccccaacaacaacaaaataagtgaaaaccaaaaccaaaaaataactgaccaaaaaaaaaaaaaaaatgctacaccCAAGTGACTGGCTATCCTCAACTAATTAAAGACATACCATATTCAAAAATGgtactttaattataaaatttattaaatcaaTGAAGCAAATGCAGATTTTccaggtgtgtatgtgtgtggtgtgtctgaACTGGGTGGTGGTGtactttaaaaaactacacatttcAGCAAGGACGCTTTATTTGGAACTCTGGTACCACTTACGAATGGCCGCTCCAATGCTACTGGCTACTACGCATAGAGAGCCACCCACTGTCCACCACGATGGCAcatcatgaaagaaaataatctgaaacatAAAAGCAAAGACCACATCCATAGTCTTCATTAATGCTACCAGCCCTGCTTTTTCTATTTGAATGGCTTTTGCGAGAAACACCTGACCTCCCAAACCGAACAGCCCAATTAGTATGAGAAATAACCTGTCCATCCCACAGCGTGGCAGACTCCATTGTCCTAATATAAAAAGGGCAATGATGCACTCGATGAGGCCAGCTACTACATAATACCAAATGCTCAACATGTAGTCCACAGATGTCCCTATTTTCCTTAGGATAACTAGAGTCACGGCAGCAAACACAGCGTGCGCGAGTGCTGCGAAAGCGCCCTTCAGGTGAAGTGAATAGTCTTTATCCGTCTCCACGACTTCGGAACCAAACAAAAACGGTGGCCTCACAATAAGGATCACTCCGGTGATTGTGAATGAGGTGAAGAGAGCGTCCCAAAGGCTACATTTTTCCTTGAGAAATATGCAAGCAATTATAGATGTAAACACTGGACAGCTAAATGAGATAACCGTGGCATCTGCGAGGGACGTTGACTGGTAGGCGTAGTACAAAAGGATCATGGCACTAGAACCAAGGATTCCTCTGGAAACGAGGAAGATTCGTTGACCTTTGGGGCCTATAAACCCAGTTCTGTAAATTCAAAGGAAGGAATGCATATTAAATGAACTTGGTATTTgttttcaaattacatttttaaattaagcattATCTTAAGATAAGTCCTAGCTATCTAAAAACAAGGAAATAGTAAATTAATAATATCTACAACTATTATACACCTTTAAAAAAGTGTTTCCTAAGTATAGCTAATGACATTAAAGTGTTCACAGTATAAGCAGTACAAGAGAAATACATGGATAGTATAATTATAATTCAACAAATATAGATATTATTTTCCCTGTGTATAGATATATGCttgtaaaaaagatgaaaaggaaaatatactgaAATGTTCATCATGGTTATATCTTAATAGGTGGACTCATAggtaattttccttctttatatatattttccccaaattttctataatgaaaaagTGTTATCTTCACAATAAATTTCATAATTTAGTTGCTCTGTATAACAAAACTTGGGAATGCGAGTATGCATTCTCAATCTTAATGAGTTTTCTATTAAAGCTGAAGcaacactaaaatttattttagccaTTGAATATGAGACAACTTGTAACTGTTCTCCTTAGGAAAACAGTTAAAATGCACTGGAAAAGAAACTGTAGCATTCGGATAAGTACAATAAGTGCTGCTCAAATGcttttcaattaaatatttacGAAGCAGAGTACCAGGCCTGTGCTAGAGCTGGCCTTTTTAGAGCGGCATCTAGGCTTGATATAAGGACCCCTGGGTCTCTGGAGTTAGAAATGAAAGTATGGTCACCTTTGGTCCATACTTTGAGAAGCTAAGAGTTTTCCATGATAGTGAAACATAAAATGGGTCAGAACAGCTTAGTGCcaacaatttaagaaaattcttgTACATGCCTTCCTGCCAATACTTTTATTCCAAAATGGATAGAATGATTGTGTTAGCATCTGTGGTCTGTTGCCCCCCTTAGGCATTTCTGAAGTCTTATCTACCGTCATTTCCTAAAATACTGTAACTTGTCCACACCTACATGGGAATTTCTGACAATATTTTTGATCTTAGTGAGTTTTCACCTTTTTTCACCAAAGACTTGGGATAAGGAGTGAACTATTCTAAGTAAAGCTGCACTGAGTTATAGATACAAGGAAACTTTGGTAGCAAGTGACTGAAGCTTTTAATCAGGAGTCTGAGTATCTTTacccaaagagagaaagagccaAACAGCCACCAGGAACCCAACAGACGCGCCTCTGAGGCGTCTAAGTACATAGGGGTGTGTGGGGTTTATAACAGTGTGGGGGAGGCATAATTTTAACCTGGGGAGGGTGTGCGTAGGGGGTCCATGTGGAAGGGGAagtggggctgggcagggagagaACAGTGAAGGATGGGGAATACAGTTTTTGTACATGGTAGAGGACAAAGACTATCATCCCCTCCAGtttaacagatgaggacactgaacaAGAAAGGAGCTAAAAAGGCCTTTCTCAAgatcccctttcccctttcccatGGCACCGTAGTGGAAAGACCTAAATATTATTACTATAACCTTCTGTCTGCCCTGGTAGGAGAGCAGCCTGTTCTACTTAAAGAAATCTCTGACACTAGGAGACACTACTATTTCCTCTCGTTTACTTTTTCTTCCAAATACTAGTTATGccaaagaaaagagggagggtggtacaagatggggggggggggaactgtACAAGGAAAGCTTTGTTCTCAAAATAGGGGGTGGTAAATAACTGAATCTCTTTCCCCTCCTTTGTTGGGCATGTGGTTTGTGCTTATGAGAGCATCTTCTGTGGGTGGATCCTTGTGACTTTTCATTAATCTGAGCCAAAGGGTGTAGGGACTGGTAAATCTATGAGAGGGATAAAGCAGATGCTGTAGAGTAGATAATTTTAAGTCAGAAGattgacaaacatttattaatacCTGCTACTTTGCAGGTAAGAAATACTTACTTTCTGTATATTAAGCAAGGGATAATGATTAGCAATTGGAACAGACATCGGAATGCACTAATTTCTACAGCGTGGATGTCTTGCacttttttaacaaataaagagCCCACTGAGAAAAGGAACGCAGACAATAATGTGTAAAACAAGCCAAGTCCAGGACAGGGTGCTTTCTTCTCGGCTTCTGAAAAAGATTAAATTCTGGTTAGTCCTTGCTTCTAAGCGTATGTTTTATCACTTTTACTTAGAAATTGAGAAAAATGGAGCAATGTTAATGGCTAACAGGCTACAAACAGTACCTCCTAAGTACATCCATTCTCTGGACCTGAACCATTTTCCCCACCAAGAATAAAGAACCATAGACAAAGGGCAACAATTTCAACCTACATTTTTAAGATACTGTTCACCATATAAAATGGATCTCTTTGGCTCACTGAAGGCTCATCCCTCACTTGTAgtcaaaaagaagtaaaaagcttGTCAAGATGGTGAAAGAACTCTTTAAGAAATGCTTATCAAGATGGCTAGAGAAAAATGCTTCCAAGAGATATTTTATATCATCTCATCGGTGAACTCGGCTTTATGCAGAAAGTGTTCTTTTCTGGAAAACAGGTCCTAACTGTGTGATATGGCTACTTGTTGATTAGCTGAATTCCCCCACAAGCCTGTGAGCTCCTCCAGGGCTGAGATCTCAGCTGCCCTGTTCAGGCCTGGCCCATGGAAGGCCCtgaataaatatctgctgaaggaaataatataagaaaactTCATGGAAAGATGCAGAGTCTAACACCACAGGCAAAAGCATAATCTGAGAAGGCTCTCTGTATAGTTATTTTGAACAGTTAAGCAAATCTTTAAGTTTTCACAGTTTACGACTTATCTTCCATTTAGAACATAAACTCTTTGAGGCCAGGGGTTAGATTATCTATCCCTCTGACCTCAACgtgcttaaattaaaaaacaaacaaacaaagaactgCCATCTAATTCTTGGCTTGATCTGAACCAGGAAACTTCTGCTTTCTCCAGGGCATCAAGTATTCAATCCATTAATGAGAGTCTGTAGGAGCAGCCACTGCTTCTGTCTTACACAGGTGCCCAAGACAGGAGTAGAACCTGCTTTCAATCTCACCCCCGTCATTCAGAGGAGAGCAAAATGCAACAGGGTAAGCAGAGAACTCCTTAAAAGATAGGCCATAcattgagaaatttttttttcctttttgaaactaacacaaaaacgAGGAGAGAACAGGAAGGAAACACAGTACTGGCCCTTGTTAGTTAAGAGCATAGCAGAGGTGAAGGATGTTCAAACACATGGAATTTGTAGTAAAACAAGGATTATCATTCCAATCTAGGAATTCACAATaggttactcagccataaaacaatATTGCAcaattggtttttttcttttaatgcccTTTTTTGATAAACACAAACACCAGGTAATACATTTCAACATCCTCATGTTAATTAGATACCTTTGCCACAAGTGACAAACGATTTGCAAAGTGGGAGCAAACTATGATGATGCACAATCTCCCTGGGGGTACGCTACAGCCTGACCTTTGTAGTAAAAGATGCCATTCTGGTCAGAGGCCTCCTTTTCCTGCTCTAGGTGTACAGCTGAAGAGAATGACTTGGAGCCAGCAGTCATCATGTAACAGGTTATCCGTCATAAGTGTCAGAATCCTCCACGCTCTGTTCTATACCTATGTGCTCGGATACTGTGTAGGAACCAAACTGCACGTACCCACTCAGCCCATGAGAAGGAAGCTTTAGAAGACTTCCAAATTAAGCACCACAAAATACATGTCTTGGCTGTGGTCAGCCTTAGAGGTCCGCTTCTGAAATTTCAGAATTCAGGtccaaataaaatagtttttcttaaaagaaacccAATCCTTACATAGAACCTACACCCTCGGACAGAATAGAATGGGAAGATTAAGGACAGAAAACTTCTCCCTGGTCTATATTTCAAGGATCTTCTCCAacctaaactttaaaatttttctccaggaatattttaacttaacatgatcttttaactcttttaaaactttaagttACAAGGTCTAGCTGAACTTGATTCTTTGTGATGAGGCTTAGGACTGGTTCTCAGGCAAACCTCAGTCTCTTACAGAACAGTAATTTCAATTCTCTCTGTCAAAGGAGATGGACGAGAGAGTAGCATAATCCAAAGAGAGCATTTGCTTATGTAATATGCTTCTATGATCACATTCCACTGCAAGCATATCTAATAATTTGGTAACTCTAAATAATTCAAGTTAAGTGGCCACAGTGCAATTTCCTGAgtcagaagaaaactgaaaagttgCTCAGTTTTTCTATCCTTTGCTTTAAACTGGTGACTCACTACCCAGGTTGAGAATCAGAATCAACTGAGGAAGTTTTAAAACTTCAATCCCACCCCTAACCTAGACCCAATGAAACAGGATCTCAGTCACTGTAAAAAGTTCCACTGGTTTCAGCGCCACTGTTACCCTGAGGAACTCACTCCATCCACAGGGATGTGAAGCACAGACTTAAGACAACttcttctctttgcttcagtCTAAGACCCACACTGTCcctcaagaaaataaacagatgtcTTAGGCTAGCTGTATGCTGTCTGTGAAGGTTATTCAAGAATGTAAGAAAAATGGGTAACAGTTTCAACCTGAACTTGAAAATGAACTTTCTTAAGATAACCAGTTGGGTTAAGAGGCTAAAATGATACTATCACAAAGTTCAGTGACCACAGTACAGGGGTTTAAAGTGTTTCTATGGCAATCCCATTTTTGGAATATTATCTGGTCACCTTATAGTAACAAGTATTACTAAGTCTTATTATCAGCAactttctttgaaattaaaagaccccTCAAGATTCTTAGGTGCAATTGCTTACATAGGTTTTGTCACGTGCTGCCTGAAGTGTTCTTCTTTGGTTCACAAACAGGAACCAAATCATTTAAAAGTTTGCAAGGACCAACTCAGCAGTCCATCAAAACAACATTCAGCCATAGGATGTTAAAGTGAGAAACTGACCTCTTCAAAGCTGCACATCTGGTCAACTCAGTTGAAGGTAACCCTTATGTAAATGATCAGAAGGCTGATCATTTCTCCTAGCATTTAGGACAAAAATGGAGCAAGAACCATCTCCCTGGGGTTTGTTTCTCTATAAAGTGGGTGAACTTTGTGACTCTCAAGAAACTGCAcacagaaagaagggaaaactgaggtcAGCTAAAAGGCATAGAATCCCAGGTCATACTTAGGGGAGGCGACTCAGAGGATGAGGTGGTGCAGACTGTGTAACTTTGTCTTGAAAGAAGATCtgcctatttctcttttcttcaagaAAGCTGCTGCAGGTGGGTGGTGCAGTTCAAAGAGGAATGTGCTTAGGGCTAGGAGAAAGGGCCCTGGACTGGGTCTCTAGCAAACTGGGATCCTATCCCTGATGCTGCCCGGAACTGTGGAGTGCCTCATCCGCACATGCCAAGATCTtcggaaaaacaaaacaaacaaataaaaaaccctcCCAAAGCCCTCACCTTCCAGGGcctcaatttcatcatctgtGGAAGGAAGACACTGAACAAGATAAAGGGTTTCTCACACGGGGTCCCTGGCTTTGGAGGGGGCTCCGTGAACCTCTTACCCATGTATGTAAGATTGTGCCTCTGTCTCATTTTGCATCGGTTGCTAAAAATTCCTTGTAACTCAAAAAGGTTAAGAACCAGTAGTCCCCTCAACTCTGCCTTCAACTTCCTCTTCGAGGAACACCGTTTACCATGGAGATCAGTTTTCTGGGTTAGCTTCCTCCCAACCTCGGCCAGCTGCGAGACCGCCTTTCTCGCAGACCCCCAACCATGGCAGGGCGTACCGAACCGTAATCTGACTCCACGATCCTGCCGGCAACACTTTAATTATAGGAACAGTTTCAGAACCCCAAATGGGTTCCAAAACCATCAGAAACTTTCTCGGGTCTTCccgccgacgggggcgcggggggcTTCTGCTTTACAGCCtgcaccctccacccccaggtgACAGCGCGAGGGTGTTCCCGAGCTCcgagcagggtggggagggggcgcggtCCACACGGCGACCCCGGCCCGCAGCTGCGGGGACCCTCACCCGCCGGCGCCCGCCCGGTCCCCTACGGGCGAGCCCCGCACCAGGGACGGCGCCCCGCACTCACCCTGCTGCGCGCGCGAGCCGCACGGCGGGGAAGGGCACTGCCAGCACCCGCCGGGGCCGGGCGTCTCCACTACTTCAGCGGCCGCCGGCTCGCGCTTGGAGCCTGAGAGCGGGATGTCCATCAGCGGCAGCCCGGAATCCAGCCGCTTGACGGCCCCGGTGTCCTCCACGGGCGGCATCGCGCGGCCCGCGCTCTCCCCGTGGCCCGCGCTCTCCCCGCGGCCGCCGCGGCGTCTGGCGCCGGCAGCCGCGGCTCCCCGGCTCCGCTCTTCCGGCCCACGGCGGCGGCGGTGTGGCGCATGCGCGCGCGGCCctccgccccccctcccccgtcccccgcCCCGGGGGAATCGCGCTCGTCCTCCTCTGCCCTCTCACCTTCAGCTCCCCAAGCGGGAGGCCAGCCGCCTCCCAGGTCGGGCTGCGGCGCCCGGGGCTGGCCCGAAAGCGGCCACCCCTCTGTTGCGGTCTGGCTAGACTGGCCAGCGGCTTGGAGTCATCCTTCCCAAGGCACACTGGACCCCTTTCTGTCATTGCGAAGGGGGGCAGGGACCCCCGCCGCTCGTGTAGCCTTCTCCTGGGGCGGCCTGTCGGGAGGTTAGGCGAATGTGCATTTATTTCTCCGTGTGGCGCCCCATTCAGCACCTCTAGGACTCACCGAAGACCCTGGCCAAGCACTGTGCCTGTCTTTGAAAGATCATGGGTTTTTCCTCTGTTGTGTCTGTCGTTGCCACTTATCCAAGGAGAGTAGAATTTTATTGGttttacgttaaaaaaaaaaattagcacatAACCATAGGGGAAATGTATCTGTAAGACTGGGGCAGAatccatttatatatttgttgCAGCCATGGGCATTCATTATTGATCTTcattgtctgtctgtctttatatctgtccatctttctctcttccttccttatttctcctgtcctccctccctcccatcctgttGTCATCCTAAATTGGttagaaataaaattccaatAATCTGATGCAACTGCACCTGGTAAAATCAAACATTTATGTCATTTGGCCCCAGGATTCACTGATGGCCTCTTTACATTTACGTAattcttttttcatctctttgcttGCTTAAATGTGAAAAGAGAGTCTCTGGGCAAGGATGAACGTGTCTAAACAAGCAGGTTACTGAACAAGAGAATGAGGCTTGCTTTTACTTGGATGTTTGCACAGAGTGGattatggagaaaatgttttgtctCGAAGAAGTatgtgtgaatggatagagaaggtcAAGGAAGGTCAcatagccatcaagaaggagctggacacccttccacgtccacagctgatgacaacattgaatgtatacatgaaatgattctgtcgaatcaACACATGACactggattatgtggcaaatcatttgcaaatcagtcatggctctgcctatgaaataatccacaacagacttaggtttcaaaaagtttgtgctaaAGCCTAAATTTCGAATTAAACGCAGAGGGCTGCTATgtaagggcattgtgatcttgcatgcgcatctgcacacttctgcccatactgtcgacactgcaaaaacttcattttgaggtgttaaagtatcctccttatactcctgatcttgctccatcggactttcacctgtttgggcccctgaaagcagccctacagggacgaagattcacttctgatgaagaagtgaagacagcagtgcattcatggcttcaGCTTAGgcggaaacattttttaatgaggaaatatgaaagcttgttgacagatggacaaagtgtattgaaaagcaaggagattatgttggaaaatgatgtttttgtcttttctaaaagttaattaaattctacaaccagagtgcagataatttttgactcaccctcttatttCCCTTCCTAATTTGCAGAGTCGTTGTACAACTGAAGTGCAGTGATGTGGGCAAAAGCACCAAGTCACCCAAAAAGCACTTTACTGGGAAAGCAAGGTGTATTTTTAAGTAAGGCAGACATATAATTTATGCTCCAAACTGGGACTTTTTTTTAGAGTAAAAAGGGGAGCTCGTTTAAAAATTATACAGGGCAGTAGGCATAAACTGGTACTGCCCTATGCGAACTGAGACAAATGGCCATCTGAATTCTAACTTCATTAGCATATACCTTTGCCTTGttcttaaaaagaatttaagactACTTACAAAAATATATGCCACTGATTTAATTGGTGGTGGTGAAAGTGTTTTGGTGGGGAAATTGTAGGGAGGGGTGGTGAGGGTGGTAGCTCATGATTATGAAGGAAGGACCAAGAAGCTCCTCCAAACATCTAGAAATCAAGTGCAATTTCACAGTTGCATTCTGAGATTAAGATGTGCTGAGCATTTGAAGAGCCCATGAGatttgtgatttataagaaatatatatttggccacattcagatgaccaaaatatatttctcacataTATTTGATCTTTAGCCTGGGTTCCTGGCTCATAGCTCTCTCATAGCTCCCTCAGAATTTCCTGAGCAGTAAGAGCTATGGGAGCAtgttttgttataatatttggtctcttgtcctcagttcctgaaatgGTTTCTGAGCCTTAGTGGTGAAACAGATGTCTTGTTCTTCATAACAAGCTTCTTCCCACCATAACTGGGTTTATGTTAAATGGGgtgacttttttttatataattttatttatttatttatttaatttattggctgctttgggtcttcgttgctatgttcaggctttctgtagttgtggtgagcgggggctactcttcattgctgtactCAGTCTTATAGTGGTaacttctcttgtcgcagagcatgggctctaggtgctcgggcttcagtagttgcagtgtgtgggctcagtagttgttgcacacgggcttaattgctcctcagcatgtgggatcttccagcaccaaggctcgaacctgtatcccctgctttggcagctgaattcttaaccactgtgccaccagtgaagttcTAAATGGAGTGACTTTTAAAAAGCACCTAACGATGGGGGCTCATTCCTAGGGGAACCAACCCTGGAATTAGAGGGTTGGCACTTTTggtcccacccccactctccactCTCCACCTCCGGGGAGTGGTGGGGttaggggctggagattgagttcaatcagCAATggtcagtgatttaatcaatcatgccaaTGTAATGCAGTcttcataaaaacccaaaaggaggagtttagagagcttctgggttggtgaacacatggaggtgctgaGAGAGTGGTATGGCAGGAGAGGGCATGGAAACTCAGCATCCTTTCCCCTTACGTTGCCCTATGCATCTATTCTATCTGGTTGTTCCTGgttatatcttt
This window harbors:
- the SLC35G1 gene encoding solute carrier family 35 member G1, which produces MPPVEDTGAVKRLDSGLPLMDIPLSGSKREPAAAEVVETPGPGGCWQCPSPPCGSRAQQEAEKKAPCPGLGLFYTLLSAFLFSVGSLFVKKVQDIHAVEISAFRCLFQLLIIIPCLIYRKTGFIGPKGQRIFLVSRGILGSSAMILLYYAYQSTSLADATVISFSCPVFTSIIACIFLKEKCSLWDALFTSFTITGVILIVRPPFLFGSEVVETDKDYSLHLKGAFAALAHAVFAAVTLVILRKIGTSVDYMLSIWYYVVAGLIECIIALFILGQWSLPRCGMDRLFLILIGLFGLGGQVFLAKAIQIEKAGLVALMKTMDVVFAFMFQIIFFHDVPSWWTVGGSLCVVASSIGAAIRKWYQSSK